In Puntigrus tetrazona isolate hp1 chromosome 7, ASM1883169v1, whole genome shotgun sequence, the following are encoded in one genomic region:
- the calca gene encoding calcitonin/calcitonin-related polypeptide, alpha isoform X2, producing MVMLKISAFLVAYALIICQMYSSNATPARPALESSPDRTTLTDYEARRLLHAIIKEFMQMTAEDMEQQSTEENSVTTQKRACNTATCVTHRLADFLSRSGGIGSSKFVPTNVGSQAFGRRRRLSQE from the exons ATGGTTATGTTGAAGATCTCCGCTTTCCTTGTTGCCTACGCTCTGATTATTTGCCAGATGTACAGCTCTAATGCAACTCCTGCCAG GCCTGCACTGGAATCATCACCAGATCGAACTACGCTTACCGACTACGAAGCGAGAAGATTGCTGCACGCAATCATCAAAGAATTCATGCAGATGACCGCGGAGGACATGGAGCAACAGTCGACTGAGGAAAACAG TGTTACAACACAGAAGAGAGCTTGTAACACGGCCACATGTGTGACCCATCGCCTGGCAGACTTCCTGAGCCGCTCGGGGGGAATTGGAAGCAGCAAATTTGTCCCCACCAATGTGGGCTCTCAGGCGTTCGGCAGACGAAGGAGGCTCAGTCAGGAGTAG
- the calca gene encoding calcitonin/calcitonin-related polypeptide, alpha isoform X1 yields the protein MVMLKISAFLVAYALIICQMYSSNATPARPALESSPDRTTLTDYEARRLLHAIIKEFMQMTAEDMEQQSTEENSLGRPVSKRCSSLSTCVLGKLSQELHKLQTYPRTNVGAGTPGKKRSLEESDVLAGYGEALNRV from the exons ATGGTTATGTTGAAGATCTCCGCTTTCCTTGTTGCCTACGCTCTGATTATTTGCCAGATGTACAGCTCTAATGCAACTCCTGCCAG GCCTGCACTGGAATCATCACCAGATCGAACTACGCTTACCGACTACGAAGCGAGAAGATTGCTGCACGCAATCATCAAAGAATTCATGCAGATGACCGCGGAGGACATGGAGCAACAGTCGACTGAGGAAAACAG CTTGGGTAGACCCGTGTCCAAGCGCTGCTCCAGCCTCAGCACTTGTGTGCTGGGGAAACTGTCCCAGGAGCTGCACAAACTGCAGACATATCCACGCACCAATGTAGGAGCGGGTACGCCGGGCAAGAAGCGCAGCCTGGAAGAGAGTGATGTGTTGGCTGGATACGGAGAGGCGCTCAATCGTGTCTAA